The following is a genomic window from Caproiciproducens sp. CPB-2.
CATCGCACACAGCGAGTCCTGTGCGCGCCCTGCCCAAATCGACAGCCAGTATTTTCATAACGATCCTCTTTTCCCGGACGCTTCCCGGTTGTTCTGCTTCCACCACACGAATTTCGCGGTGGAGGAGACCTCCGGCGTCAGGTGGGAAGCGTCGTTCATAGAAACCACCGTGCTGTACAGGTTATCGTCGAAATCAATCACGCTGATCGCGGTATTGGCGGAACCCGCCACCTGATTGATCTGCTCAAGCGGCTTATGCAGCGCGCTGCAGAGGATATTGCGGATGGCGCAGCCGTGCGAAACGGCACAGACGGTTTTCCCCCGGTTTTTCCGGACAATACCGGTAATGCCCTCCCATACCCTTTGATAGACCTGCCGCATGGGCTCCCCCTCCGGCGGGGCAAAATCCCAGGGGCGGTTCAGCCAGGTATCCCATTCGTTCGGAAAGCGTTCGGGCATCTCCTTCCAGAGCCGGCCTTCCAGAATCCCGCCGTTGATTTCACGCAGGCCCGGTTCCACCTGAATGGGCAGATCGTGAAAGCGGTTGATCGCCTGCGCCGTTTTATACGCCCGCTGCAACGGGCTGGAATAAATCGCGCCGATCGGCATGTTGCGGCACCGGATGCTCAAAAGGTCAAGCTGCGCTTCGGCGTTTCCGGAAATATCGCAGTCGGTGCTCCCCTGAAAAACGCCTCTCGTGTTTCCCAGCGCTTCGCAGTGGCGCACAAGTATGATTCGTGTCATTGTGTCATTCTCCTGTTTCTTATGATTCCCATGGGATCATCTTTCCCGTCAGTTCGGCTGCTTTGGCAATATGGTTCCTGTCCAGATATTCGCTGAGCCCGTCCAGTATTTTCACCGGCGCGTACGGATCGGTAAAAAGCACGGTCCCGATCTGCAGCGCGGAAGCGCCGGCCAGAAGCATCTCTACAGCGTCCTGCCATTTGGAAATACCGCCCATTCCGATGATGGGGATTTTCACCCTTTTATATACCTGACTGACCATCCGGACGGCCACCGGGAGCAGCGCCGGGCCGGAAAGCCCGCCCGTATTGTTGCGGATCACCGGCCTGCGGGTATGGATGTCGATGCGCATGCCGGTCAGGGTGTTGATCATGGAAATCGCGTCGGCGCCCGCGCTTTCCGCCGCCGCGGCAATTTCGCCGATATCGCCGACGTTCGGGGACAGCTTGACCATCAGCGGTTTTTTACAGTACTTCCGCACCGCCGCCGTGACGCCCTCCGCCCCCGCGCAGCTGGTGCCGAACTGTACGCCGCCCTGTTTGACGTTGGGGCAGGAAATATTCAGCTCGATCATATCCACATCGGTTCCGGAAAGCTTTTCCGCCATCCGGCAGTAATCCTCCGGCGTATTGCCCGCGATGTTCGCGATGATCACCGTTCCCTGCTGTTTCAGCCACGGCAGATCATATTCGATAAAACGGTCCACCCCCGGATTCTGCAGCCCGACGGCGTTCAGCATCCCGCCCGGCGTTTCCGCGATGCGGGGCGGCGGGTTGCCGGGGCGCGCGGTAAGCGTGATCCCCTTGCAGGAAATCCCCCCCAGAGTGCTGAGCGGATAAAGCTCGCTGTATTCACGGCCGAAGCCGAAGGTTCCGGACGCCGCGACAATCGGGTTTTGAAACGCAACACCCGCAATGCTTACCCGTAAATCCGCCATGCTCATCCCTCCCACACGACCGTTTCAGAATCAAAGACCGGGCCGTCCTTGCAGACATGGCCGTAAAATTCCGTCCCGTCTTTTTTCAGCCTGCACGCGCAGCCAAGGCACGCGCCGATTCCGCAGGCCATGCGCTCCTCCAGGGAAATCTGGCACGGCACCCCGCGCGCGGCGGCGGTCCTGCACACCGCTTTCAGCATGGGAACGGGGCCGCAGGCAAAAATGACGGTAAAATCCAATCCTTTAAGCAGGTCGGTCACAAGCCCGTAGTAGCCGAAGGAGCCGTCGTCGGTCGCGATCAGCACCCGGTTTCCATTCTTCTCAAAATCCTCTTTCAGGATGATGCTTTCCTCATTGCGGAAGCCCGTGAGAACCGCCGCATTTTCCCCGAAGGCCTTCGCCGCCTCCAGAAGCGGCGGCACGCCGATGCCCCCTCCGACAAATACTGCCTTTTGTCGGGTATTTCCGAGGGAATATCCGTTTCCCAGCGGCGCAAGGATGTCCAGCGTACCGCCGGGGCATGCGTCCGCAAGCCAGGCGGTGCCTTCCCCGCGAATCTGGAAAACAAAGCGCAGGGTTCCCGCCGCGCGGTCGATTTCACAGATGGAAATGGGACGGCGCAGGGTTTTTCCCGGCACATAAAGTTGGGCGAACTGCCCTGCCGACGCGGCTTCGGCCAGCTCGCCAGCCTCCACGGTCAGGTCGAAAACATCGGCGGTCAGCTGCTTTTTTTCTGCAATTTTGCAGAGCATTACATCGTATTTCATCCTTGACGGCTCCCCTTCTGCGGGAAGGAAACCGCGCCGATTTCCTTTGCGATTTCGTCGCGCATCCGCTTCGCTTCCTGCGCGGCCGCCCGGGCGTAGTCCGTTTCCTGCGCGCCGCTCTTTTTCCATGCGGTCATAATGGAGCGGGAAGCGTTGACCACCGCGCCGAGGCCGTTTTCGTCAAACGCCGGGGCAACGTCCTTTGCGCCGCCGCCCTGCGCGCCGTAGCCCGGCACCAGGAAAAAGGTGTGGGTCAAATCGCGGCGCAGCTCCGCCAACTGTTCGGGATAGGTCGCGCCCACCACCGCGCCGACGCCGGAATATCCGTACTTGCCAGGCAGGCCTTCGCCCCACTGCTCGCAAAGATGCCCGACGGTGCCGTAAAGCGTTTCCCCGCCTTCAAAAATTTGGTTCTGCAGCTCGCCGGAGGAGGGATTGGAGGTCTTTACCAGCACGAAAATCCCCTTGTCCTGCGCCCCGCAAATATCGATCAGAGGGGTAACACCGTCGGAGCCGAGATAAGGGTTGACGGTCAGCGCGTCGCCGCCGAACGGGACGTGGGTCCGCTCCCCGACCGCGACCGTGCCGAGGTGCGCCGCAGCGTACGCCTGCATAGTGGAACCGATGTCGTTGCGCTTGCCGTCGGTAATGACAAACAGCCCCCTGTCCTTCGCGTAGGCGATTGTATCGTACAGGGCCTTTACACCGTGCCATCCGTACATTTCATAATAGGCGCATTGGGGCTTTACGGCGGGCACGATGCCGCGCAAAGCGTCAATCAGCCCTTTGTTGAACTCCAGAATCGCGTTGGCCGCTCCTTCCAGCGTTTCGCCGTACCGGGTAAAGGCTTCCTCCTTTATAAAGTTCGGAACATAGTCAAGCAGGGGATCCAATCCCGCGACCGTGGGGTTTTGCAGCTTTACAATACCTTCTATCAATCTGTCCAGTGCCATGGCGGTTCCTCCGTTTATTTTTTTATTGAATGGCGGTTTGTCCTCGGTTGGGCAGGCCGTCATAAAAGCCCTTATCGCAAACCTGTATCCTCAAAGACGACTTTCCCCCGGCAAACCGTTTTTTTCACTTTTCCGGTCAGCTCCCTGCCCTTAAAGACGGCGTTCCTGCTTTTGCCGTGCAGCCGGTCGGGATCGACCGTCCAGCGTTCGCCGGGGTCGAACAGCACAAGGTCCGCGGGCGCTCCCGCCATGAGCGCGCCCGCCGGAATCCCCAGCAGGTCCGCGGGCGCGGCGCCCATCAGGCGGAGAAGCTCCGTCAGCGTGAGAAACCCTTGGTCCACAAGGCAGGTGATGCCCGCGGCAAGGCTCGTTTCCATCCCGACGCTTCCGTTCGGCGCGGATAGAAAATCGGATTTCTCCGCGGGGGTATGCGGCGCGTGGTCGGTCGCGATCGCGTCGATCGTGCCGTCGCGCAGCCCCTCGATCACCGCCAGCCGGTCCTCTTCCGTACGGAGCGGAGGGCTCATGCGGTAATCCGCGTCGCGGCTCAGCAGTTCGTTTTCCGTCAGGGCAAAATAGTGGGGCGCGGTCTCCGCCGTCACCCTGACGCCGCGCCGCTTCGCGTCGCGGATGAGCGCGACGGAGGTTTTCGTGCTGACGTGGCAGATATGCACCGGGACGCCGTAAGCCGCCGCAAGCGCGATTTCCCGCGCGGTGCCGCAGTCCTCCGCCGCGGCGGGAACGCCTTTTACCCCCAGCCTTTTGGAAACGGCCCCCTCGTTGAGCTTGCCTCCCTGTGACAGGAACAGATCCTCGCAGTGGGACACCACCCTCATATCCAGTTCGGCAGCAAGGCGCAGAGCCCGCGCCATCAGCAGGGTGTTGACGACGGGCCGTCCGTCGTCGCTCAACGCGACGGCCCCGGCGCTTTTGAGCGCCGCCAGATCGTTCAGCTCTTCGCTTTTCAGGCCCTTTGTAATCGCCGCCGCGACATACACCCTCGCGTCTGCACTTTGTGCTTTATCCCGGATATACCGCACCGTTTTGGGGGTATCGACCGCCGGTTCGGTGTTGGGCATGCACAACAGGCTGGTGACGCCCCCCGCGGCGGCGGCGCGGCAGCCGGTCAGAATATCTTCCTTTTCGGTAAATCCCGGGTCGCGCAGATGGACGTGCATGTCCACCAGACCGGGCGCGGCGGCCAGTCCCCGCGCGTCAATTACCTCGGCGTCCGTACAGGGGATTTCCCCGCCGACGGCGGTAAAAACGCCGTCCGTGATCAGGATATCCCCTGTTTCGTCCGTCGCGCTTTTCGGGTCAAGAAGCCTTGCGCCGCGAATGAGCAGTCTGTCCATTTCTTCCCTCCGTTCTTTCAATATCATTGGCCCCTTCTCAGAGGGGGCTGGCAGGCGAAGCCTGCTGGGGGAGTTCCCCGAGATAACTGTCTAAGAGCGTCGCCGTAGGCGCTTGCCGACCGCATGGTCTGCCCTCAGGCCGGGCGGGGACCTACCTGTCGGGATGCGCCTACGGCGGACTCGACTGCAAGCAAAAAGCCATCCAATAGCTAATCTCGTCGTTCTAAGCAACGGCGGGAGGGTCCCATAAAATCCCCCCCAGGGTATCCCCAAAGTGTCTTTCTGTGGCACGATACCATTGGGGTCTTCATTGACGGAGGATGCGAAAAAACCGATTAATATAGATATAGATCATTACTTATTAATTATTTTGTCATATTTTATACAAATAGTAAAGATTTTTTCTGTATTTCAGTCATGAATCAGGGGAAAACAAAGAACTTTGTCAGCGCCAGCAGTTCCCGCGCGTAACAGGAAGAAAAAATATACCACGGCGTCGGCGCGCTGACCGGATAGGACGTGATTTTCAGTCCGGCGGCGATTCTGCCGGCGCGGTACTGGTGGTAGTCGTCCGTAACGATCGCCATCACGGGATTCAGCCCGTTTTTCTCAATCAGCGCCTGCGAATTGCTCAGGTTTTCCTGTGTGGAAACCGACGTATCCTCCGCGAGAATCCGGGAGGCGTCGATCCCGTTTTTCACAAGGTGCTCCCGAATCACGGAAGCTTCCGTCACCAGTTCCCCTTTTCCCTGCCCGCCGCTGGCGATACATTTCGCGTTGGGGTGGTCCCTCAGATACGCGGCCGCCGTTTCGATCCTCACCCGCAAATCCGCGCTTGGCGCGGTGCCGCTTACCTTGCTGCCAAGCACGACCACCGTCGCGTCCGCGGGCGGAGATGCCTGTCCCGCTCCCGCGCCGTAAATCATCAGCCCGGTCAGCACCGCGGCCCACAGCACCCCGACACAGAACAGGACCAGCACGGCACGGCAAAAAGCGCGGAACCCTTTGGAGCTTTTGCATTTCCGGCCGATCGCGCCGGAAAACACGGCGGTCAGAAAGAGGAGGACGCATACGGCGATTCCAGACGCATTGCCGATATTCAGCACACCCCAATGGATCGGAATCAGAAACCAGACAAGTCCCGCGATAGAAACCACCATTGTTAAGATTTTTATAATCCGTTTTTTCATCATTTCCGCCTCCTTTCGTCCGTTTAATGCCATCGCAGAAACGAATTTCGCACCTTCCTCAGGAAGGTGACACGCCCCATGGAGTATCCCCCCGTCAGATTTCCAGGGAACTCCCTCAGTCAGGCTTCGCCTGCCAGCTCCCTCAAGGAGGGAGCCAAAAATAAGTTGCGCAATTTTATCGACAGTCTAAGCCACTTTGTGGCTATTATACCATAATTCCCATAAAAATGCCTCCGAACTTTTCGTCCGGAGGCATTGGTGATTTAGTACTTTTTACGGGGAACATAGCTTGTGTGCAGAATTTCATGGGCCTTATGGCTGCCCGGCTTCTCAAAGAATTCCTCATAGACCATTTTGATGAGCGGGCTGTCATGGCTTTTGCGCAGGGGCAGGTTTCTGTCTTCCTCGTAAAGCGCCTTTGCCCTTTCCGCCTTCAGGTCGGTAAAGCTGCGGACGGCCGCGGGCTGAATCGGCTGGCCGCCGCCGTTGATGCAGCCGCCGGGGCAGCACATGATCTCGATGAAGTGATAGCCGCCTTCGCCGTTTTTGACCTTTTCCAGGACTTTGTTGGCATTGTTCAGTCCGCTGACCGCGGCGACCTTTACGTCCATGCCGCCGACATGATAAACAGCCTCTTTAATGCCATCCATTCCGCGCACCTCGGTATAGTCCACGGAATCCAGGCTTCTGCCCTCCAGCGTGTCGGCCGCCGTTCTGAGGGCGGCTTCCATCACGCCGCCGGTCGCGCCGAAAATCGCCGCGGCGCCGGTGGAAACGCCCAGCGCAGGGTCGAAATCCTCGTCCGGCAGACGGTTGAAGTTGATATGGGCCATATTGATCAGGTGCGCAAGCTCGCGGGTCGAAATCGCGATGTCGGTGTCGGGGATGCCCTCGCCGGCTCCGTCCTGATCTTCGCGCCGGACTTCAAATTTCTTCGCGACGCAGGGCATTACGCTGACGACCACGATCTTTTCCGGATCGATGTTGTTCTTCTGCGCGTAATACGTCTTGATGACCGCGCCGGTCATCTGCTGCGGGGATTTGCAGGAAGAAACGTTGGGCAGCAGCTCCGGGTAATAGTATTCGCAGAATTTGATCCAGCCCGGCGAGCAGGAGGTGATCAGCGGCAGCGGACCGCCGTTCTGTACGCGCTCAAGCAGCTCGTTGGCCTCTTCCATGATGGTGAGGTCGGCGCCGAAATCCGTATCAAACACCTTGTCAAAGCCCAGGCGGCGCAGAGCGGCAACCATTTTGCCCTTGACGTTGGTGCCGACCGGAAGTCCGAAGCACTCGCCGAGCGTCGCGCGGATGGCGGGCGCGGTCTGTACGACCACATACTTTTCCGGATCGTTCAGCGCGGCCATTACCTCGTCGCACTGGTCGCGCTCGGTCAAAGCGCCGGTCGGGCAGCTCACGATGCACTGGCCGCAGGAAACGCAGGGAACGTCGCTGAGCGGTTTTTCAAAAGAACAGGCGATATGCGTATCAAAGCCGCGGCAGTTCGGGCCGATGACGGCGACGTGCTGGTCCGCGCAGGCCGCCACGCAGCGGCGGCAGAGGATGCATTTCGAGTTGTCGCGGATCAGGTGCAGGGTCGACTCGTCCCTGGTCGCGTCGGGTCTGGCCCCGTCGAAACGGTCGGTCTGTTCCACGCCCAGCTCATTGCACAGGGTCTGGAATTCGCAGGTGCCGCTGCGCCTGCAGGCGAGGCAGTCCCTGTTGTGGACCGAAAGCAGCATTTCCAGCGTCATTTTTCTGGACCGCTGGACCTTGGCCGTATTGGTCTGAACCTCCATCCCCTCATTCACCGGATAAACGCAGGAAGCAACCAAAGAGCGCGCGCCCTTTACCTCTACCACGCACATACGGCAGGCACCGATCTCATTGATCCCTTTCAGGTAGCATAAGGTCGGAATATCAATCCCGGCGAGCCTTGCCGCCTCCAAAACCGTGGAATCAGCCGGCACTGAGAGGGGCATGCCGTTTATTTTTATATTGACCATGTTTTCCATTATGGCACACTCCTTTATTTCTTGATGATGGCGCTGAACTTGCATTTTTCCATGCAGGCGCCGCACTTGATGCATTTCTTGGTATCGATGACATGAGGAACCTTTACGCTGCCGGTGATCGCACCGACGGGGCAGTTGCGCGCGCACAGCGTGCAGCCGCGGCATTTGTCCTCAAGGATGAAATAGTTGGTCAGCGCCTTGCAGACGCCGGCCGGGCAGCGGTGCTCCGTTACATGGGCGACGTACTCGTCGCGGAAGTAGCGCAGGGTGGAAAGCACCGGGTTCGGCGCGGTCTGGCCCAGCGCGCACAGGGAGTTTTCCTTCAGGTAGTAGCACAGCTCTTCCAGCCGGTCAAGGTCCTCCATGGCACCGTTGCCGCTGGTGATCTTCTCCAGCACCTCCAGCAGGCGCCTGGTGCCGATCCGGCACGGCGTGCACTTTCCGCAGGATTCGTCCACGGTGAATTCCAGAAAGAATTTCGCGATATCGACCATGCAGGTCGTGTCGTCCATCACGATCAGTCCGCCGGAACCCATCATGGCGCCGATGGACAGCAGGTTGTCGTAATCGATCGGGATGTCCAGATAAGAGGCCGGGATACAGCCGCCGGAGGGGCCGCCGGTCTGAGCGGCCTTAAAGGTATGTCCGTCCGGAACACCGCCGCCGATCTCCTCTACGATCTCGCGCAGGGTGGTGCCCATCGGCACTTCCACAAGGCCGGTGTGCTTGATTTTTCCGCCCAGAGCGAACACCTTGGTGCCCTTTGATTTTTCGGTACCCATGGAGGCAAACCAGTCCGCGCCCTTCAGGATGATCTGGGTGATGTTGGCGTAAGTCTCCACGTTATTGAGAATGGTCGGCTTCTGGAACAGGCCCTTGACCGCCGGGAACGGAGGACGCGGGCGCGGCTCGCCGCGCTTGCCCTCGATGGAGGTCATCAGAGCGGTTTCCTCGCCGCACACAAACGCGCCGGCGCCGAGGCGGAGCCCGATGTCGAAGTCGAATCCCGTATTGAAAATGTTCTTGCCCAAAAGGCCGTATTCCCTCGCCTGATCGATGGCGATCTGCAGGCGCTTGACCGCGATGGGGTACTCGGCGCGGACATAAATATAGCCCTGGGACGAGCCGATTGCGTAACCGGCGATCGCCATGGCTTCCAGTACGCTGTGCGGGTCGCCTTCCAGCACGGAGCGGTCCATAAACGCGCCCGGGTCACCCTCGTCGGCGTTGCAGCAGACATATTTCTGATCCGCCTGATTTTTCGCGGCAAAGCTCCATTTCAGTCCGGTCGGGAAGCCCGCGCCGCCGCGGCCGCGCAGGCCGGAAGCCTTCACCACGTCGACGACCTCTTCCGGGGTCATTTCCGTAAGGACCTTGCCCAGTGCGGTGTAACCGTCCACCGCTATGTACTCGTCGATGCACTCGGGATTGATGACGCCGCAGTTCCGGAGCGCGACGCGGTTCTGTTTTTCATAGAACGGCGTATGGTTCAGGGACTTGATGGTATTGTCGTCTACGATGGTCTCCTGATAAAGCAGACGTTTGACAATTCTGCCCTTTAAAAGATGTTCCTCCACAATTTCGGGGACATCCTCCGGAGTCACCCTGCTGTAAAAAGAACCTTCGGGATATACAATCATAATCGGGCCGAGGGCGCAGAGGCCGAAACAGCCGGTGCGGATCACATTGACCTCTTTGTCCAGTCCCCGGACCGCGATTTCTTCTTTGAGCTTTGAGATGATCAGCTCGCTGTTTGAGGAGGTACAACCGGTACCGCCGCAAACCAGTACATTGGAACGATACATGAATGCTGCCTCCTTTTTACGAATTGGCGCCTATGGTATACTCCGTTACCACATTGCCGTTTACCAGGTGGTCGTTCACCACGCGTACCGCCTTTTCAGGCGTCATTTTTACATAAGTCACTTTTTCCTGCCCGGGCGTCACGATTTCCACTACCGGCTCAAACTGGCAGATTCCGATACAGCCTGTCTGGGTGACCGTGACGTTGGCAAGACCGCGCTTAGCAACTTCTTCCACCATAGCGTTCAAAACCGGGCGCGCCCCGGCGGCGATCCCGCAGGTGGCCATTCCCACCAGAACGCGGATCGCGTTGTCGTTGTTTTCGCGGAGAATAACCTGACTGCGGGCTCTATCCCTGATCGCCTGAAGTTCCGCTAAAGACTTCATCTGTTGATTCCTCCTTAATGAATTGGGTTTCTTCACTGAGGCAGTTTTTGATCCACTGTATCACTTCCGGTGAATTCAGCCTGACCTCATTTCCTAACACCGCGCGCAGTTCGCGCGTATCAAGGGTAAATTCTCGGGAATCCATTTTGTGATGAAAGACAAAATCCCTGTCTTCGTTGCAGGTGATCAGCAGCAGCACCGTGGAATTGATATCCCCGAGCGGAATCATATCCACATGGGACGGCACAAAGACTGCGGTGATTGTGGTTCCCACGCCCTTTTGGGAAGCGACGCCGAGGCTTCCGCCCGTCATTTCGGCTTCCATTTTAAAGAGCGGCACTCCCATCCCGATTTTGCGGGTAGTGCGGGTGGTGAAAAACGGGTCCGTCACACGAGCCGCCTGTTCGGCGGTCATACCGGCACCGTCATCCGAAATCCGGATGGTCAGTCTGTCGGTCCTCGGTTCTTCACACACGTCGATCTCAATCAGCTTCGCACCTGCGGAAATTGAATTCTGTGCAATATCCATCACGTTTAAAGACAGTTCGCGCATCTTTATTCGTATTTTGCCAGTACCTGTTCCACTTCCTCCGGGGTCATGCGTCCGTAAACATCCCCGTTCACCGTCAGTACCGGAGCCAGACCGCAGGCACCCACGCAGCGGCAGGCAGTCAGCGAAAATTTACCGTCCGGAGTGCACTCCTCCGGCTGGATACCCAAAACGGAAGTCAATTTGTCCAGCACCGCCGCCGCCCCCTTGACGTAGCAGGCCGTCCCCAGGCAGATTGACACGTTGTATTTTCCTTTAGGGGTAAGCGAAAACTGGGAATAAAAGGTGGAAACACCATATACTTCTTCCAGCGGTACGCCCAGTCCCTCGGCAACGATGCTCTGCACCTCTGCCGGAAGGTAGCCGTAAACCTCCTGTGCTTCCTGCAAAACAGGCAGTATGGCGCCTCTTTGCTGTTTGTGCCTTTCGATGATCTCGTCGAGCTTTTCCCGCTGCCCGGCGGTTCCCTGGAAAGGCAAGCTGCTGATACGTTTTTGCATTCTTGTTCCTCCTTGCGGTTTATCAACGCAGGAAAAATGTCGTGGCGGCAACAAAAGTTTCCTGCAATCCATTGTTTTTTAGTATAGCATACGCCCATGATAAAATCTATGATTTTTGTTAAATAAGTCACAAAAATTTATGAACGGATATCATCACTTTAAGTCAAAATTAAATTGAAAACAGCCGGGCACTTTTCGGTGCTTCCGGCTGTTATCCTCTGTTCCATTCCGTTCGTATTTCTTTGTTCAGCGCCGCGATGAGACATTCCGGCGACTTTTCGGGGAGCAGCACCGACGCGGACGGGTCGGGCATATTTTCCAGATAATGGGCATCCGAATTTTTCAAAAGAATCAAATCTCTCAGCTCGGGGTTCCTTTGAAGAAGGACCTGCACGTCGCCTTTGGCGCTGATTTCCGCGGCGGTAAAATCCGCTTCCGGCGGAAGGGAGCCGAGGCTGGAAAGGACGCTGTACGCGCTTTTGTCAACATGGGCGGGAAAGGCCGTCCCCCCGAAGCCGCGCGCCAGCCTGTGCACATGGTTCACGCTGACGGAAACCGCGTTGAGCAGAAGGGTCTCTTCCTCCCCGACGACCGTATCCCGTTCGTCCATCACGGTCTGGCGGCCGAAAATTTCCGGCCTGTTCCGGATTTTGGGGATCCTCTGCGCCACATACCGGTCAAACCCAAGCGCCGCCTCCACCGTCGGGAACAGGCAGATCACGTGCGCCTCCTCCTGTGTGCAAAGCTCCATTCCCGGCACGACGGGCAGCCCGCGCGCCGCCCCGGCCCTGACCGCCGCGGGCACGTTGCGGCAGGAATTGTGGTCCGTCAGCGCGATGATACCGTAGCCGAGCAGCAGCGCCATGTTGACAAGGTTGTTCGGCGTCATGTCTTCGCTGCCGCAGGGCGACAGGCACGAATGGAGATGCAGATCATAAAATACCCGTATCATCCGAGAAGCTCCGCGACTCTCAGGCCGAGCTCGTAGCTGTTCCGTTCGGACAAAAGCACCGGGAGGTCGAGCTGGCGCGCTTTTTCCAGCGCCTCCGCGTCAAACGGCGCGGAATCGGTCAGGATGATGCAGGCGGCGTCCTTCAGGGAGGCCACCGCCACCGCGTTGATGTTGCCCATGACCGTGAGCCACGCGGCGTTTTCGGGCAGCCGGGACATGACCCAGCTGAGCAGGTCGCCGGTATACCCCCCCGTTACCTCCCGGAAAAGGCTTTCCCGTCCCGCTAAAATCTTCAGTGAAAGCTTTTCCGCAAGCTCTTTTACCGTCATGATTTTTTCTCCTCCTCGTCGCTCAGCAGCGGGAATGTTCCCATGGACGACAGGGCGTCGGCGACGTTTTTGATTTCCTTCCTCATGATGAAAATGCACTGGTTCTTCTTCGCAAATCCGCGGACAATGTCCTCCGCCAGCGCACGGCAGGTCGGCGCGCCGCAGGAGCCGCAGTCCAGGCCCGGCAGCTCCTCACAGATTTCATCGATTTCCGCCATCATCCTGAGCGCCTCGTTCATATCGTCGGAAAGCTTCAGCACGGGGGTGAACAGCAGGTTTTTCTGCCACTTCATGCCGCCCGGGATCCGCCCGTCGATATGGTTCTGCGAAACGGGCAGATACCGGCGCAGGCGCTGGAGCCTCGCCTTCGCCACATAGGCGTTTTCCACGCACAGCACGCCGCCGACGCAGCCGCCCGAGCAGGCGTTCAGCTCGATAAAGTTCAGCTCGCGGATCTTTTCGTCCTCCAGCTCCTCCAGCACGCGGATCACGTTTTCGATTCCGTCCGCGGCCAGATATTTGTCGTTGAGCAGCGCGGAGGACTCTCCCCCGCTGGAAGCCCAGCCGACGCCGATGATCCCCGAGCGGGCGAGGGGTTCCACGGTTTTCAGGTTTTCCATCGCGGCGGCAAGCTTCGCGAAGATTTCGCTGATGGCGATCGCGCCGTCCACCTCGGACTTTTTACAGCTGATCGGCATCCGGATGGCCGTGACCTTGGCCGGACAGGGCGTGATGAAAAAAGCGCCGATCTGGCTGCGGGGCAGCCCGGTCTTTTTCATCGCCTCGCGTTTCGCGATGCGC
Proteins encoded in this region:
- a CDS encoding (2Fe-2S) ferredoxin domain-containing protein, encoding MKSLAELQAIRDRARSQVILRENNDNAIRVLVGMATCGIAAGARPVLNAMVEEVAKRGLANVTVTQTGCIGICQFEPVVEIVTPGQEKVTYVKMTPEKAVRVVNDHLVNGNVVTEYTIGANS
- a CDS encoding PHP domain-containing protein; this translates as MIRVFYDLHLHSCLSPCGSEDMTPNNLVNMALLLGYGIIALTDHNSCRNVPAAVRAGAARGLPVVPGMELCTQEEAHVICLFPTVEAALGFDRYVAQRIPKIRNRPEIFGRQTVMDERDTVVGEEETLLLNAVSVSVNHVHRLARGFGGTAFPAHVDKSAYSVLSSLGSLPPEADFTAAEISAKGDVQVLLQRNPELRDLILLKNSDAHYLENMPDPSASVLLPEKSPECLIAALNKEIRTEWNRG
- a CDS encoding ATP-binding protein; its protein translation is MRELSLNVMDIAQNSISAGAKLIEIDVCEEPRTDRLTIRISDDGAGMTAEQAARVTDPFFTTRTTRKIGMGVPLFKMEAEMTGGSLGVASQKGVGTTITAVFVPSHVDMIPLGDINSTVLLLITCNEDRDFVFHHKMDSREFTLDTRELRAVLGNEVRLNSPEVIQWIKNCLSEETQFIKEESTDEVFSGTSGDQG
- a CDS encoding NADH-quinone oxidoreductase subunit NuoE family protein, with translation MQKRISSLPFQGTAGQREKLDEIIERHKQQRGAILPVLQEAQEVYGYLPAEVQSIVAEGLGVPLEEVYGVSTFYSQFSLTPKGKYNVSICLGTACYVKGAAAVLDKLTSVLGIQPEECTPDGKFSLTACRCVGACGLAPVLTVNGDVYGRMTPEEVEQVLAKYE
- a CDS encoding [Fe-Fe] hydrogenase large subunit C-terminal domain-containing protein, producing the protein MNQFFHSVTLDKDKCMGCTNCIKRCPTEAIRVRGGKARIISERCIDCGECIRVCPHHAKKAKSDSLDMIQNFKYKIALPAPTLYGQFNNLDDIDIVLTGLKDIGFDEVFEVSRSAELVSEVTRKLMQEGKLEKPVISSACPAVVRLIRVRFPDLCSHVLQLNSPMETAARIAKREAMKKTGLPRSQIGAFFITPCPAKVTAIRMPISCKKSEVDGAIAISEIFAKLAAAMENLKTVEPLARSGIIGVGWASSGGESSALLNDKYLAADGIENVIRVLEELEDEKIRELNFIELNACSGGCVGGVLCVENAYVAKARLQRLRRYLPVSQNHIDGRIPGGMKWQKNLLFTPVLKLSDDMNEALRMMAEIDEICEELPGLDCGSCGAPTCRALAEDIVRGFAKKNQCIFIMRKEIKNVADALSSMGTFPLLSDEEEKKS
- the nuoF gene encoding NADH-quinone oxidoreductase subunit NuoF — protein: MYRSNVLVCGGTGCTSSNSELIISKLKEEIAVRGLDKEVNVIRTGCFGLCALGPIMIVYPEGSFYSRVTPEDVPEIVEEHLLKGRIVKRLLYQETIVDDNTIKSLNHTPFYEKQNRVALRNCGVINPECIDEYIAVDGYTALGKVLTEMTPEEVVDVVKASGLRGRGGAGFPTGLKWSFAAKNQADQKYVCCNADEGDPGAFMDRSVLEGDPHSVLEAMAIAGYAIGSSQGYIYVRAEYPIAVKRLQIAIDQAREYGLLGKNIFNTGFDFDIGLRLGAGAFVCGEETALMTSIEGKRGEPRPRPPFPAVKGLFQKPTILNNVETYANITQIILKGADWFASMGTEKSKGTKVFALGGKIKHTGLVEVPMGTTLREIVEEIGGGVPDGHTFKAAQTGGPSGGCIPASYLDIPIDYDNLLSIGAMMGSGGLIVMDDTTCMVDIAKFFLEFTVDESCGKCTPCRIGTRRLLEVLEKITSGNGAMEDLDRLEELCYYLKENSLCALGQTAPNPVLSTLRYFRDEYVAHVTEHRCPAGVCKALTNYFILEDKCRGCTLCARNCPVGAITGSVKVPHVIDTKKCIKCGACMEKCKFSAIIKK
- a CDS encoding DRTGG domain-containing protein, which produces MTVKELAEKLSLKILAGRESLFREVTGGYTGDLLSWVMSRLPENAAWLTVMGNINAVAVASLKDAACIILTDSAPFDAEALEKARQLDLPVLLSERNSYELGLRVAELLG